Proteins encoded together in one Chthonomonadales bacterium window:
- a CDS encoding alpha-L-fucosidase, with product MRTSIFYAAALLCLPCVTARAQDVPRPESPAHLAARTQWWREARFGMFIHWGIYAVPASAAGGAEWYLSGSRVQVKDYEKLAAQFNPVRFSAAEWVRAAKNAGMKYIVITSKHHDGFCMFRTTLTPYNIVDATPFRRDPMAELAVECRRQGIRLCFYHSIMDWHHPDYLPRRPWEAETRPAAGADLNRYIDYMEGELRELLTNYGPIGVLWFDGGWEHSAAELRSAEVNRMIRSLQPGILINDRNQLPEDFSTPEQTIPASAMAGGRLWETCMTINDTWGYTKDNTNWKSAADLVHKLCDIASKGGNFLLNVGPTAEGVFPRPILERLGEIGDWMRVNGASIHGTTRSPFRRLAFEGRCTAKRNVLYLQVFRWPDEGLTLSGLQTPVLEARTMDGQRLRVTRAAGAETTYVSRPARLDPIATVVAVRLAGAPVVTQTALAQEPGADGAFVLGAADAEIHGTTAQYEQGAQRDNIGFWTVPGDYVTWVCRAPAAGRYRVEVTYACPPENAGSRYSVGVEQGGSVQGEVKATGDWGAFRAEPLGELDLPAGAQILAVRVREMPRGAVMNLRSVRLVPVR from the coding sequence GTGCGCACCTCGATCTTCTACGCCGCCGCCCTGCTCTGCCTTCCTTGCGTGACCGCGCGCGCCCAGGATGTCCCACGCCCGGAATCGCCCGCCCACCTCGCCGCGCGAACGCAGTGGTGGCGCGAGGCCAGGTTCGGCATGTTCATCCACTGGGGCATCTACGCCGTGCCCGCCAGCGCCGCCGGCGGCGCCGAATGGTACCTGAGCGGATCGCGAGTGCAGGTGAAGGACTACGAGAAGCTCGCCGCGCAGTTCAACCCGGTGCGCTTCAGCGCCGCCGAATGGGTCCGCGCCGCGAAGAACGCCGGCATGAAGTACATCGTGATCACCAGCAAGCATCACGACGGATTCTGCATGTTTCGGACCACGCTGACCCCCTACAACATCGTTGACGCCACGCCCTTCAGGCGCGATCCGATGGCGGAACTGGCTGTCGAGTGCCGCAGGCAGGGCATCCGCCTTTGCTTCTACCACTCCATAATGGACTGGCACCACCCCGACTATCTGCCTCGCCGGCCGTGGGAGGCCGAGACCCGGCCCGCGGCGGGCGCCGACCTCAACCGCTACATCGACTACATGGAGGGCGAGCTCCGCGAGCTCCTGACAAACTACGGCCCCATCGGCGTCCTCTGGTTCGACGGCGGCTGGGAGCACAGCGCCGCGGAGCTGCGGTCCGCCGAGGTCAACCGCATGATCCGCTCGCTGCAGCCGGGAATCCTGATCAACGATCGCAACCAGTTACCCGAGGACTTTTCCACGCCCGAGCAGACGATCCCCGCCTCCGCCATGGCCGGCGGCCGGCTGTGGGAGACCTGCATGACGATCAACGACACGTGGGGATACACGAAGGATAACACGAACTGGAAGTCGGCCGCCGACCTGGTCCACAAGCTCTGCGACATCGCCAGTAAGGGCGGCAACTTCCTGCTGAACGTGGGCCCAACCGCCGAGGGTGTCTTCCCGCGGCCCATCCTCGAGCGGCTCGGCGAGATCGGCGACTGGATGCGGGTGAACGGCGCCTCCATCCACGGCACCACGCGGAGCCCCTTCCGGCGCCTCGCCTTCGAGGGCCGCTGCACCGCAAAGCGCAACGTGCTCTACCTACAGGTGTTTCGCTGGCCCGACGAGGGCCTGACGCTGTCAGGCCTTCAGACCCCGGTGCTCGAAGCTCGCACGATGGATGGACAGCGTCTGCGCGTGACCCGCGCGGCCGGCGCCGAAACGACCTACGTCTCGCGCCCGGCTCGCCTCGATCCGATCGCGACCGTGGTGGCGGTACGCCTGGCGGGCGCGCCCGTGGTGACTCAGACGGCGCTGGCACAGGAGCCCGGGGCGGACGGCGCCTTCGTGCTGGGCGCGGCCGACGCCGAGATCCACGGCACGACCGCGCAGTATGAGCAGGGCGCGCAGCGTGACAACATCGGCTTCTGGACGGTGCCCGGCGACTACGTCACCTGGGTCTGTCGCGCGCCCGCAGCCGGGCGGTACCGGGTGGAGGTCACCTATGCCTGCCCGCCGGAGAACGCCGGCAGCCGGTACAGCGTGGGCGTGGAGCAGGGCGGCTCGGTGCAGGGGGAGGTGAAGGCGACCGGTGACTGGGGCGCCTTCCGCGCCGAGCCGCTTGGCGAGCTCGACCTGCCGGCCGGCGCGCAGATCCTCGCGGTGCGCGTGCGTGAGATGCCGCGCGGCGCGGTTATGAACCTGCGGTCGGTGCGGCTGGTTCCGGTGCGCTGA
- a CDS encoding PilZ domain-containing protein: MNAERVAEVRVQQDGTSVYAQVRRMSQGSMELQVLADHDSGVGLLRPGMPVLLTIASRARLYAGAAVVADRSGRDLTLTMAGALRSVERRRGDRTEIALPVMIRVLYPDGSFGPWQPGTTLNASLGGLLLSTPLDAGASRYVEVRMGPAGADRQDAREPIRARARIAHCHAQEAGGHRVGLAFTSIAHLDTLRLMRVLQ, encoded by the coding sequence ATGAACGCCGAGAGGGTCGCGGAGGTTCGGGTGCAGCAGGACGGCACGAGCGTGTACGCCCAGGTGCGCCGGATGTCGCAGGGTAGCATGGAACTGCAGGTGCTCGCGGACCATGACAGCGGCGTGGGGCTCCTGCGGCCGGGCATGCCCGTGCTGCTGACCATCGCGTCGCGCGCCCGCCTCTACGCGGGCGCGGCCGTCGTCGCCGACCGATCCGGGCGCGACCTCACGCTGACGATGGCGGGCGCCCTTCGCTCGGTTGAGCGCCGGCGCGGCGACCGGACCGAGATCGCGCTGCCCGTGATGATCCGCGTGCTCTACCCGGACGGCTCGTTCGGGCCGTGGCAGCCCGGCACCACGCTGAACGCCAGCCTGGGTGGACTGCTCCTCTCGACGCCGCTCGACGCGGGAGCCTCGCGTTATGTCGAGGTCCGCATGGGCCCGGCCGGCGCGGATCGGCAGGACGCGCGCGAACCCATACGGGCGCGCGCCCGCATCGCCCACTGCCACGCCCAGGAGGCCGGTGGCCACCGCGTTGGCCTGGCCTTCACCTCCATTGCCCACCTGGACACGCTCCGCTTGATGCGCGTGCTCCAGTAG
- a CDS encoding ROK family protein produces MLLGVDIGGTKCAVALGMPDGSLLRRREEPTRADEMGPEAIIERLAAMARALLAEQAGGAPEGIGISCGGPLDSRTGIVHDPPNLRGWDAVPVRAYFESAFPGVPVALENDANATALAEWRWGAGRGTRNMAFVTIGTGIGGGLILDGRLYRGTNDLAGEVGHQTILPNGPLCGCGKCGCLEALASGPAIARLARESLDYGRGNRLLQAAGGKPADIQARHVVAAAREGDPFSRSILAEAGTYLGIGLANLIQILNPERIILGTIAVHAGDLLLEPVRQSVADRAWERARSVCAIVPAELGDRAQDLAAIGIAAP; encoded by the coding sequence ATGCTACTCGGAGTGGACATCGGGGGAACGAAATGCGCGGTGGCGCTCGGCATGCCGGACGGGAGCTTGCTGCGCCGCCGCGAGGAGCCCACGCGGGCCGACGAGATGGGGCCCGAGGCGATCATTGAGCGCCTGGCGGCGATGGCCCGGGCGCTCCTGGCCGAGCAGGCTGGCGGCGCGCCAGAGGGGATCGGGATCTCGTGCGGCGGGCCGCTGGACAGCCGGACCGGCATCGTCCATGACCCGCCGAATCTGCGCGGTTGGGACGCCGTGCCGGTACGCGCGTACTTCGAGAGCGCCTTTCCAGGGGTGCCCGTGGCGCTGGAGAACGACGCCAACGCGACTGCCCTGGCCGAGTGGCGTTGGGGAGCGGGGCGCGGGACGCGCAATATGGCGTTCGTTACGATAGGAACCGGCATCGGCGGCGGCCTGATCCTGGACGGCCGGCTCTACCGGGGAACCAACGACCTGGCGGGCGAGGTGGGGCATCAGACGATCCTGCCGAACGGCCCGCTCTGCGGGTGCGGCAAGTGCGGCTGCCTGGAGGCGCTCGCCTCTGGCCCGGCCATCGCCAGGCTGGCGCGGGAGAGCCTGGATTACGGGAGAGGGAACCGCCTGCTCCAGGCGGCGGGCGGCAAGCCGGCAGACATCCAGGCGCGCCACGTGGTGGCGGCCGCGCGCGAGGGCGACCCCTTCTCGCGGAGCATCCTGGCGGAGGCCGGCACCTACCTGGGCATCGGCCTGGCCAATCTCATCCAGATCCTCAATCCCGAGCGGATCATCCTCGGCACCATCGCGGTGCATGCCGGCGACCTGTTGCTCGAGCCCGTCCGACAGTCGGTGGCCGACCGCGCCTGGGAGCGCGCCCGCTCCGTCTGCGCCATCGTGCCCGCCGAGTTGGGCGACCGCGCCCAGGACCTCGCCGCCATCGGCATCGCCGCTCCGTAG
- a CDS encoding NfeD family protein, with product MHPLDIFFWACLMLGAVYTFASLLMGGFSHLMGDTGDLADVSGAAHGAAHGADVGHAGHMDAGQVCGHVDPSTFAGHVDGGHAPVGHASDGHIDGHDQGDHGDLRDGVARFNILSYLSPIAVSGFLLGFGGVGVFARLVGSSHLVSVPLAAASGAALYYGCYWLSHCMFGRSQGTSHSRREDVIGLRARVVAPIDGRQPGMVSYTIGGSRQSLPAVTDDEKPIPMGATVRIQRVEEHKVSVMRLD from the coding sequence GTGCACCCCCTCGATATCTTCTTCTGGGCCTGCCTGATGCTGGGGGCGGTCTACACTTTCGCCTCCCTGCTCATGGGCGGATTCAGCCACCTCATGGGCGACACCGGCGATCTTGCCGATGTCTCCGGCGCTGCGCACGGCGCCGCGCACGGCGCCGACGTGGGCCACGCCGGACACATGGACGCCGGGCAGGTCTGCGGCCACGTCGACCCCTCCACCTTCGCCGGACACGTGGACGGGGGCCACGCCCCGGTAGGTCACGCGAGTGATGGCCACATCGACGGACACGACCAGGGAGATCACGGCGACCTGCGGGACGGGGTGGCGCGGTTCAACATCCTCTCGTACCTGAGTCCCATCGCGGTGTCCGGGTTTCTGCTGGGGTTCGGCGGAGTCGGTGTTTTCGCGCGGCTCGTGGGCAGTTCGCACCTGGTGAGCGTGCCGCTGGCGGCGGCAAGCGGCGCGGCGCTCTACTACGGCTGCTACTGGCTCTCGCACTGCATGTTCGGGCGATCGCAGGGCACCAGCCACAGCCGGCGCGAGGACGTGATCGGCCTGCGCGCCCGCGTGGTGGCGCCCATCGACGGCCGGCAGCCCGGCATGGTTTCCTACACGATCGGCGGGAGCCGCCAGTCGCTGCCCGCCGTGACCGACGATGAAAAGCCGATCCCGATGGGCGCCACGGTGCGGATCCAGCGGGTGGAGGAGCACAAGGTCAGCGTCATGCGCCTGGACTGA
- a CDS encoding flotillin family protein: MPIDAAILMYLLIGAGVVFAFLVLSVSVYRSLYRRVGPNEVLVISGGRGEWVSDDAGDRRRIGFRIVKGGGSLVNPLTERVEIISLELITLDIVTPEMYTKMGVPIKVDGVAQIKVRGDDVSIRTAAEQFLNKSREEIKQIAYQTVAGHLRAILGTLTVEEVYAAHEAFAQRVAEVSAGDLANMGLEVVSFTIREISDSRGYLEAIGKKRIAEVKRDATIGEAEANRDAAIRQAQASQESSTAKYLADTKIAEADRDYRLKVQDYTASVNQKKAEADLAYDLQRYKTAQSVKEQEVQVQIIEKQKQTELEQAEIVRREKELIATIQRPAEAERSRIQTIAEAEQFRLSTTALGQGEAAKTTGFAQAEVVQRTGEAEASANKVRGLAEADVARARALAEAAAIEAKGLAEAKAVEARGLAEAEAVQARGLAEALAMQKRADAFRSYNEAAVAQMVVEKLPQIAEAVAAPLARVDKIVLVNTNGAADGVGASRLTTEVTNIISQVPPVVEAMTGIRLQDLLSRVPGLGQPAIDVTPSNGGDGTAAAPTPSAQPGEPKA; encoded by the coding sequence GTGCCTATTGATGCAGCCATCCTCATGTACCTCCTGATCGGCGCCGGTGTTGTCTTCGCTTTCCTGGTGCTGTCGGTCTCTGTCTACCGCTCGCTCTACCGGCGGGTTGGCCCCAACGAGGTGCTGGTCATCTCGGGAGGCAGGGGAGAGTGGGTCTCCGACGACGCCGGTGACCGCCGGCGCATCGGCTTCCGCATCGTCAAGGGCGGCGGCTCGCTGGTCAACCCGCTGACCGAGCGCGTCGAGATCATATCCCTGGAGCTGATCACGCTGGACATCGTGACGCCCGAGATGTACACGAAGATGGGCGTGCCCATCAAGGTGGACGGCGTGGCGCAGATCAAGGTGCGCGGCGACGACGTCTCCATCCGCACTGCGGCGGAGCAGTTCCTGAACAAGTCGCGCGAGGAGATCAAACAGATCGCCTACCAGACCGTGGCCGGCCACCTGCGCGCGATCCTGGGGACCCTCACCGTCGAGGAGGTCTACGCGGCGCACGAGGCGTTCGCCCAGCGCGTCGCCGAGGTCTCCGCCGGCGACCTGGCCAACATGGGCCTGGAGGTCGTCAGCTTCACGATCCGCGAGATCAGCGACAGCCGCGGCTACCTGGAGGCGATCGGCAAGAAGCGCATCGCCGAGGTGAAGCGCGACGCCACCATCGGCGAGGCGGAGGCCAACCGCGACGCCGCCATCCGGCAGGCGCAGGCCAGCCAGGAGTCCTCAACCGCCAAGTACCTGGCGGACACCAAGATCGCCGAGGCCGACCGCGACTACAGGCTGAAGGTGCAGGACTACACGGCCTCCGTCAACCAGAAGAAGGCGGAAGCCGACCTGGCCTACGATCTGCAGCGGTACAAGACGGCGCAGTCCGTCAAGGAGCAGGAGGTCCAGGTCCAGATCATCGAGAAGCAGAAGCAGACCGAGCTAGAGCAGGCCGAGATCGTCCGCAGGGAGAAAGAGCTCATCGCGACGATCCAGCGGCCCGCCGAGGCGGAGCGTAGCCGCATCCAGACCATCGCCGAGGCCGAGCAGTTCCGCCTGTCGACGACGGCCCTGGGCCAGGGCGAGGCCGCGAAAACGACGGGCTTCGCGCAGGCCGAGGTGGTGCAGCGCACCGGCGAGGCGGAGGCGTCGGCCAACAAGGTGCGCGGCCTGGCGGAGGCCGATGTGGCCCGCGCCCGGGCTCTGGCGGAGGCCGCCGCCATCGAGGCCAAGGGGCTGGCCGAGGCGAAGGCTGTCGAGGCCAGGGGCCTTGCCGAGGCCGAGGCAGTGCAGGCCCGCGGCCTGGCCGAGGCGCTGGCGATGCAGAAGCGGGCCGACGCCTTCCGCAGCTACAACGAGGCGGCCGTCGCCCAGATGGTCGTGGAGAAGCTGCCGCAGATCGCCGAGGCGGTGGCCGCGCCACTCGCGCGGGTCGACAAGATCGTCCTGGTGAACACCAACGGCGCGGCGGACGGCGTCGGCGCGAGCCGACTCACCACGGAAGTGACCAACATCATCTCTCAGGTGCCGCCGGTCGTCGAGGCCATGACGGGGATCCGGCTGCAGGATCTGCTCAGTCGTGTGCCCGGACTCGGCCAACCGGCGATCGACGTTACTCCATCCAACGGCGGCGACGGCACGGCGGCCGCGCCCACTCCTTCGGCCCAGCCTGGCGAACCGAAGGCCTGA
- a CDS encoding glycoside hydrolase family 43 protein, which produces MTFRNPLKLAGADPWLMCHEGWFYLSTTSGVDVRLRRARRLGDLKDAPDVVVWKDGHPRRSRDLWAPEFHRLDGGRGLRWYLYYTASDGAEPNHRMFVAESQGDDPRGPYAFRAKLRTDADDAQYAIDGTVVRASGGRLYFAWCGRPSPAGQGLYIARMANPWTLTGERRYLEADGFGCPVVREGPVALERGGRVFLVYSACSADTPDYRLGMLVADASADLADPAAWRQHPRPVLARADERGVFGPGHCSFFRSPDGKEDWIAYHAKPGTAVSYVDRSTRAQRIGWSEDGTPRFGAPLPLDTDIPEPSGVR; this is translated from the coding sequence ATGACCTTCCGAAACCCGCTGAAGCTGGCCGGCGCCGACCCCTGGCTGATGTGCCACGAGGGGTGGTTCTACCTCTCCACGACCTCCGGGGTCGACGTGCGCCTTCGGCGCGCGCGCCGCCTCGGCGATCTCAAGGACGCGCCCGACGTCGTGGTGTGGAAAGATGGCCACCCCCGTCGGTCGCGCGACCTCTGGGCGCCGGAGTTCCACCGGCTCGACGGCGGCCGCGGGCTCCGCTGGTACCTCTACTACACGGCCTCCGACGGCGCCGAGCCGAACCACCGCATGTTCGTGGCCGAAAGCCAGGGCGACGACCCGCGAGGGCCCTATGCTTTCCGCGCGAAGCTGCGCACCGACGCGGACGACGCACAGTATGCCATCGACGGCACGGTGGTTCGTGCGTCCGGCGGCCGGCTCTACTTCGCGTGGTGCGGGCGGCCCAGCCCGGCCGGTCAGGGCCTCTACATCGCCCGCATGGCCAACCCGTGGACCCTCACGGGCGAGCGCCGCTACCTGGAGGCCGACGGCTTTGGCTGCCCCGTCGTGCGCGAGGGGCCCGTGGCCCTCGAGCGCGGCGGCCGCGTCTTCCTTGTGTACTCCGCCTGCTCCGCGGACACGCCCGACTATCGGCTCGGCATGCTGGTCGCCGACGCGAGCGCCGACCTGGCGGACCCCGCCGCGTGGCGACAGCACCCTCGGCCCGTGCTCGCACGCGCCGACGAGCGCGGCGTGTTCGGCCCCGGCCACTGCAGCTTCTTCCGCTCACCCGACGGCAAGGAGGACTGGATCGCCTACCACGCCAAGCCGGGCACCGCCGTTTCCTACGTCGACCGCTCGACGCGCGCGCAGCGCATCGGCTGGAGCGAGGATGGCACGCCGCGCTTCGGCGCTCCCCTTCCGCTGGACACGGACATCCCGGAGCCCTCCGGCGTCCGGTAG